In Terriglobales bacterium, one DNA window encodes the following:
- a CDS encoding HD domain-containing phosphohydrolase produces MCDANLSMATFPIEEQNNGNATVLVADDQQLNRALFEELLSAAGYDVVTVEDGTAALQEFKRTRPDLVLLDVMMPGLNGFQVCESIKKEAETCLTPVIMVTGLSAKEDRVSGIKAGADDFLTRPVDNTELLARVRSLLKLKAHTDELERAESVLFALARAIEGKDPNTQGHCERLSQYAVALGERLGLPSEQVTALHRAGIVHDVGKVAVPDAILLKPSRLTEEEWKVMKEHPVVGERICAPLKSFRLVLPVIRHHHEKFDGSGYPDGLKGDQIPLTARVLQIVDVYDALTTLRPYKRALLVSEALATMEDEVAKGWWDRDIFKAFKELTSPLASRSRSARAGV; encoded by the coding sequence GTGTGCGACGCTAACCTTTCCATGGCGACGTTTCCCATTGAGGAACAAAATAATGGCAACGCGACAGTTCTTGTCGCCGACGACCAACAGCTAAACCGCGCCTTATTTGAGGAACTTCTCAGCGCCGCGGGGTATGACGTAGTAACTGTCGAAGATGGGACAGCCGCACTGCAAGAGTTCAAACGCACCCGCCCTGATCTAGTGTTGCTAGACGTGATGATGCCCGGCCTAAATGGCTTTCAAGTGTGCGAGAGCATAAAGAAAGAAGCTGAAACATGCCTGACCCCTGTAATCATGGTTACCGGTCTGTCGGCAAAAGAGGATCGTGTTTCGGGGATAAAAGCTGGCGCAGACGACTTTCTAACCCGGCCCGTGGACAATACAGAGCTGCTAGCACGAGTGCGGTCGCTCTTAAAACTTAAGGCGCACACAGACGAGTTGGAGCGGGCTGAATCGGTTTTATTCGCATTGGCGCGAGCCATCGAAGGCAAGGATCCGAATACTCAAGGCCATTGCGAGCGCTTATCGCAATATGCTGTCGCGTTAGGTGAACGTCTGGGATTGCCTAGCGAACAGGTTACTGCACTCCACCGCGCGGGGATCGTCCACGATGTGGGAAAAGTAGCGGTACCGGATGCTATTTTGCTCAAACCTAGCCGACTGACGGAGGAAGAATGGAAAGTAATGAAGGAGCACCCGGTTGTCGGCGAGCGCATCTGCGCACCGCTAAAGTCCTTTCGGCTGGTACTTCCCGTCATTCGCCATCACCACGAGAAGTTCGATGGATCGGGTTACCCCGACGGGTTGAAAGGCGACCAAATACCCCTGACCGCTCGGGTATTGCAAATTGTCGATGTCTACGACGCCCTGACGACGCTCAGGCCCTATAAGCGGGCGCTTTTGGTTTCGGAGGCCCTTGCCACTATGGAAGATGAGGTTGCAAAAGGCTGGTGGGACCGCGACATTTTCAAAGCGTTCAAAGAATTGACCAGCCCTCTGGCGTCGCGCTCACGATCGGCCCGCGCGGGAGTGTAA
- a CDS encoding response regulator — MALKVLIVEDDFPSLELIREVLESVEVEVRPVVDSEEAAALVVKEKFDGIFLDLNMPKMDGFELARRVRGSSWNASTPIIVVTGEEDRHTMKKSFDVGATFFLQKPLDRQKLLRLFRTARGTMFDDRRRFVRVPLNTEVVCEVAGRITKGTSWNISLSGILFEAAQLRPFDEVRLSFPLPGAGITIRAAGIVVRIDERQRAGVRFRDLNEAGREAIRKLVDCQE; from the coding sequence ATGGCGCTCAAAGTACTCATTGTCGAGGACGACTTTCCAAGCTTGGAACTGATCCGAGAAGTCCTTGAGTCCGTCGAAGTAGAGGTGCGGCCTGTTGTTGATAGTGAGGAGGCTGCGGCGCTGGTGGTAAAGGAAAAGTTCGACGGCATCTTTCTGGACCTCAACATGCCCAAGATGGACGGTTTCGAGTTGGCAAGGCGTGTGCGGGGGTCATCGTGGAACGCATCCACGCCCATCATCGTGGTCACTGGCGAGGAGGACCGGCACACGATGAAAAAATCATTCGACGTCGGGGCTACGTTCTTCCTACAGAAGCCCCTCGACAGGCAGAAGCTACTACGACTGTTCAGAACTGCACGTGGCACCATGTTCGACGATCGCCGGCGGTTCGTACGTGTTCCGCTCAATACGGAGGTCGTATGTGAGGTCGCCGGCCGCATTACCAAAGGAACAAGCTGGAATATCAGTTTAAGCGGCATCCTATTTGAAGCCGCACAGCTGCGCCCGTTTGATGAGGTGAGATTGTCCTTCCCTCTACCGGGCGCCGGAATCACGATTAGAGCCGCTGGCATAGTCGTCAGAATCGATGAGCGGCAAAGAGCTGGCGTTCGATTTAGGGACCTCAACGAAGCCGGACGAGAGGCAATCCGGAAGCTTGTGGACTGCCAGGAATAG